Proteins encoded together in one Marinobacter sp. Arc7-DN-1 window:
- a CDS encoding AEC family transporter produces the protein MTLIDLFLQTMETTLPVFIMVFIGLGLRRIGWIDGAFVNTASALVFKATLPTLVFLSIIRADLDTAFNPGLLVFYLGATLASFAIAWLWARWRVVREDRGVYVQGAFRGNCGIVGLALAANLYGDFGLSAGGILLGLVIISYNILSVIVLVAYQPGQATDWRKIFHDIVRNPLIIAVFVAIPFAALEITLPGWVMISGDYFASLTLPLALLCIGATVSLSAIRNDSKTAFSSSLMKMVVLPTLSTAAAWLAGFRGPELGLMFLFFASPTAAASFVMVKALGGNDRLAANIIALTTLMASITVTLGVFVLRSAGLISVPSG, from the coding sequence ATGACCCTGATCGACCTGTTCCTGCAAACCATGGAAACCACATTACCGGTTTTCATAATGGTCTTTATTGGGCTTGGGCTGCGACGCATCGGCTGGATTGACGGCGCATTTGTTAACACGGCCTCGGCCCTGGTCTTCAAGGCGACGCTACCGACCCTCGTGTTTCTGAGCATCATCCGCGCGGACCTGGATACGGCCTTCAATCCCGGCCTTCTGGTGTTCTACCTGGGCGCGACCCTGGCAAGTTTCGCAATAGCCTGGCTCTGGGCCCGCTGGCGCGTTGTCCGGGAAGATCGGGGGGTTTATGTGCAGGGTGCCTTCCGTGGCAACTGCGGCATCGTGGGTCTCGCGCTCGCCGCCAACCTGTATGGCGATTTTGGCTTATCTGCCGGCGGTATCCTGCTGGGGCTGGTGATTATCTCCTACAACATCCTGTCCGTGATCGTATTGGTGGCCTATCAGCCCGGGCAGGCCACAGACTGGCGGAAGATCTTTCACGATATTGTTCGTAACCCGCTCATTATCGCCGTGTTTGTCGCCATTCCCTTTGCCGCGCTGGAAATCACGCTACCGGGCTGGGTAATGATCAGCGGTGACTATTTTGCATCCCTGACCCTTCCGCTGGCGCTGCTCTGCATCGGGGCCACAGTCTCTCTCAGTGCTATCCGGAACGACAGTAAAACGGCGTTCAGCTCCAGCCTGATGAAGATGGTCGTGCTACCCACGCTGAGTACGGCCGCGGCCTGGCTGGCAGGCTTCCGCGGTCCTGAACTGGGACTGATGTTCCTGTTCTTTGCCAGCCCCACCGCCGCGGCCAGCTTTGTGATGGTAAAAGCTCTGGGTGGAAACGACCGGCTGGCCGCCAATATAATCGCCCTGACAACCTT
- a CDS encoding sensor domain-containing diguanylate cyclase produces the protein MRNTSLLSIQPCGCLLVLDKDLSLIVQCSANAQQYLRVAADELLDQKPEQVLGKRITGKARNELRTGSRLSGPLSIQRDIDGRKTRLQVNAFRSGDAVIVEIEPITPLGNRRLMGTVNQWLTRLARAETPGALMDILVAGVRDITRFERVLVFHFDDEGHGVCLAEDLAEGLSPVVGQRFAASDYPAEQREKFAAREVRSIPDLGADAVPVVSSAALSEHRIRDIDASGTVLRAPSRRQRNFLDDFNARSLLSLAIVGQAGLWGMVTCISATPMPLAPTLRDAARTLVTMATQRLFLLKARMESSFLLQVQESRDFLVEDVKAGLSPTAMLEKYGNEWLVFFRAAGLAFRTKGEISGFGVTPPLKTIAEFARRLEQSHGQGAWVSSRLRNEPLAAGLELNGCCGMLAAPLPGEDSEGWLMFFRPEHDRTFYWAGKPDSDALVSAPASGQDLHRTFSAWQEEVRGTSDPWKPIERQAAVDLGEDVALLASASEITRLNEMLREEQQALARANEKLREAVSHDSLTGIWNRYRTEQELDKELAKARRHKLPFCVLLLDVDHFKRVNDTWGHEAGDELLGHIACEVNGVLRQEDHIGRWGGEEFVVVATGAAREDGVILAERIRKAVAGVRISRMPEGVTASIGVATWRPEDKRKELVARADRAMYAAKTGGRNRIETDQGL, from the coding sequence GTGCGAAATACGTCTCTCCTCAGCATTCAACCCTGTGGCTGCCTGTTGGTTCTGGATAAGGACCTTTCCCTGATTGTTCAATGCAGTGCGAACGCACAGCAGTATTTGCGTGTGGCTGCTGATGAGTTGCTGGATCAGAAGCCTGAACAGGTGCTCGGTAAACGGATTACGGGGAAGGCGCGAAACGAATTGCGCACGGGCAGCCGGCTCAGTGGTCCGCTTTCAATCCAGAGAGATATTGACGGTCGCAAGACCCGGCTGCAGGTCAATGCCTTCCGGTCCGGTGATGCGGTCATCGTCGAGATCGAGCCCATTACACCGCTTGGCAACCGGCGCCTGATGGGAACGGTGAACCAGTGGCTGACCAGACTGGCCCGGGCCGAAACGCCGGGCGCTCTGATGGACATCCTGGTGGCCGGTGTGCGGGATATAACCCGTTTTGAGCGTGTCCTGGTGTTCCATTTCGATGACGAAGGCCATGGTGTCTGTCTTGCGGAGGATTTGGCCGAAGGTCTGTCCCCGGTTGTGGGGCAGCGCTTTGCCGCGAGTGACTATCCGGCGGAACAGCGGGAAAAGTTTGCGGCAAGGGAGGTTCGAAGCATTCCGGATTTGGGTGCGGATGCCGTTCCGGTTGTTTCCTCAGCAGCACTTTCAGAACACAGGATCCGGGACATTGATGCCAGTGGTACGGTGCTGCGGGCCCCGTCCCGACGTCAGCGAAACTTTCTGGATGACTTCAATGCCAGGTCCCTTTTGTCTCTCGCCATCGTAGGTCAGGCAGGCCTCTGGGGAATGGTGACCTGCATTTCCGCGACGCCAATGCCGCTGGCACCCACACTCAGGGATGCCGCCCGAACTCTGGTTACCATGGCGACTCAACGACTGTTCCTGCTCAAGGCGCGAATGGAATCCAGCTTTCTTTTGCAGGTGCAGGAGTCCAGGGACTTTCTGGTGGAGGATGTCAAAGCCGGGCTGTCGCCCACGGCAATGCTCGAAAAGTACGGCAACGAATGGCTCGTGTTTTTTCGCGCGGCCGGCCTGGCGTTCAGGACTAAAGGCGAGATATCCGGGTTCGGCGTGACTCCACCCCTGAAAACCATCGCAGAGTTTGCAAGAAGGCTCGAACAAAGCCACGGCCAGGGAGCCTGGGTGAGCAGCCGCCTCAGGAATGAACCGTTGGCAGCGGGCCTTGAGCTGAATGGTTGCTGTGGGATGCTCGCAGCACCCTTGCCGGGGGAAGATTCTGAAGGTTGGTTGATGTTTTTCCGCCCGGAGCATGACAGGACGTTTTACTGGGCTGGAAAACCGGATTCCGATGCTTTGGTCAGCGCCCCCGCCAGCGGGCAGGACCTGCACCGCACCTTCAGCGCCTGGCAGGAGGAGGTCCGGGGCACCAGCGATCCGTGGAAACCGATTGAGCGTCAGGCCGCGGTGGATCTTGGTGAGGATGTGGCCCTGCTGGCATCGGCCAGCGAAATTACCCGGCTGAACGAAATGCTCCGGGAGGAGCAGCAGGCGCTTGCCAGGGCAAATGAAAAACTCCGTGAAGCGGTCAGTCATGATTCCCTGACCGGTATCTGGAATCGGTACCGGACCGAACAGGAGCTGGACAAGGAACTGGCGAAAGCCCGCCGGCACAAACTTCCGTTTTGTGTCCTGTTGTTGGACGTTGATCACTTCAAACGAGTGAATGACACCTGGGGTCATGAGGCAGGAGACGAGTTGCTGGGGCACATTGCCTGCGAGGTAAACGGCGTGCTGAGGCAGGAAGACCATATTGGTCGGTGGGGCGGTGAGGAATTTGTGGTTGTGGCCACCGGCGCAGCCAGGGAAGACGGAGTGATTCTGGCGGAGCGTATCCGTAAGGCAGTTGCCGGTGTGCGCATAAGCAGGATGCCGGAAGGCGTAACCGCCAGCATCGGAGTCGCTACCTGGCGTCCCGAGGACAAGCGTAAGGAGCTGGTGGCCCGTGCCGACAGAGCCATGTATGCGGCAAAAACAGGCGGGCGCAACCGGATAGAGACAGATCAGGGCCTCTGA
- a CDS encoding DUF1330 domain-containing protein, whose amino-acid sequence MDAINPTPEQLQKVLADTPKDQPVVMLNLLRFRERASYKEEAPERSGREAYKLYMEEAAACVESVGAEVIWSGRSLGPLIAPPDESWDQILLVRYPSIDAFMAMIESAEYKGVVRHRTAALKDSRLVASVEDGILRSKCHARRQAAEQ is encoded by the coding sequence ATGGACGCCATTAATCCCACGCCCGAGCAGCTGCAGAAGGTACTGGCAGATACCCCCAAGGATCAGCCAGTGGTTATGTTGAACCTGCTGCGTTTTCGTGAGCGGGCCAGTTACAAGGAAGAGGCGCCGGAGCGGTCTGGCCGGGAGGCCTATAAGCTGTATATGGAGGAGGCCGCCGCCTGTGTGGAATCCGTGGGTGCCGAGGTTATCTGGTCTGGCCGGAGCCTCGGCCCGCTGATCGCGCCACCGGATGAGTCCTGGGACCAGATTCTTCTGGTTCGCTACCCCTCCATAGATGCCTTTATGGCCATGATCGAAAGCGCTGAGTACAAGGGTGTTGTCAGGCACCGTACCGCGGCACTGAAGGATTCCCGGCTGGTGGCGAGCGTTGAGGACGGAATCTTGCGCAGCAAATGCCACGCCCGGCGGCAGGCAGCCGAGCAGTGA